In the genome of Macrobrachium rosenbergii isolate ZJJX-2024 chromosome 53, ASM4041242v1, whole genome shotgun sequence, the window atatatatatatatatatatatatatatatatatatattatatatatatatatatatatatatatatatatatatatatatatatatatatatatatataatgtgtgtgtgtgtgtgtgtgttatcatttCATTTACGTCAAAATTACCATTACTCTTCGTAAAGTAACCCCGCTGCATTAATTTTAGCCATATTAAATTCATACGAAATGAGATTTTATAATATCTAATTAATTAATGTTCACAACCTCGACCATCATTTTCTGCTGTAAAAAATGAAATCCGAGCAACTTTATTTCTAcgcataaaaacaccaaaaaagtctctctttctctctctctctctctctctctctctctctctctctctattattcctTTCTCATTACCATGGAATTTACTTGGCCCCATGTCCATAAAAACCTTGCTTCattctagttttgtttttaaagccctctctctctctctctctctctctctctctctctctctctctctctctctctctctctctctctctctctctcaacgatatAATACTTCATGCGCTTTCATGGATTCAAATATACTATGTCCTCTAGAAAATGTAATACTCTACCAATTTCAATATTCTTAAGTCTTGTAAGATCGGTCGATGGAAAAGTATCCCATTAAGAATGGGTGAACTCTATTTGTTCCATTATGGAATGGAGGATGGCGGGGGGATCCCACCTATTCCTCCCCCCCTTTTCAtcacccctttccctccccctacccatcGAATGGATACATAACGAGACAATCAAAGGGAAGatatgtaaagtatttttttttttcacagcgaTTTCCTTTCTTCTCCGTTGAAACGACCGCAGGGGAAAAAAATGACTTATAGAAAGTTTTTTGTAACTTTACGGGGGGCACAAAGTCTCTTAGAAGAATGGGAGgaatagaaagataaaaaaacctgagcgaggatatatatataattcattaggGCAAACAGAACTGTAAAGGACGGAGTTTTTTTAAgcaatgattttttattgcatgtttttttaaagCTAGTTTTTTGGAATGCAAGGTTTTTCATCAACATCTTTTTAATGCAAGGTTTTttaatgcaagttttttttaacgCAAGGTTTCTTTTAATGCAGGTTTTTTTAACGCAAGGTTTTTTTAATGCAAGGTTTTTTTATTGGAAGGTTTTTTATAACGCAAGGTTTCTTGAACGCAAGggtttttttaaagcaaaaaaggTGACACTTTGTGAAGATGCTGGGTGCAAGGAGTcctcaaaaataacttttttttccagatcCTCAGTGAATTTCATCTTACTTCCAAATCATGATTTTCATAATATACTTTTAACCAATTTAACCTGACGTCATAAACTTGGTAATAAACTGTAATGAGTAGGTTAAATCTGTAATTTCGATTAATAGAGTATAGTAATCACAAACAATCTGGAGAAATCTCAGTCTCATCTTCAGCGGGAATTAtaaatagacataatcaatcaatcaatcaacactGGAGACACGGCTGAACACCTCGAAACTGGTAGAGAatagagaacagaacagaatatagaatttaggcccaagcgatgggacctatgaagtcattcaacgctgagagGGAAACTGGCAGTAAGAAGATTTCAAAGGTTTacaggtggaaagtcagatggaagaaagagaatatgaacggaggtacagtaaaagaaatgaaaggggttgcagctgggggctgaagGCGAAACTGGTACAGAATTATGCTCAATCCGGTATTGCGCTATGAAATTcgctttatcatttttgtaatgaatttaaCTTTACTGATCGCTAAATAAGGGCAGCACGTTCAAGCGACTTAAATTCCATTATTCGCAATTACTGGGTCGAAGGGCCACTTTCTTTTCGTTACTGTTTCATAAGTAGCGTTTAATGTACTCCTTTGTTTtccaaatatatgtataactacagctatctatctgtttttatatatatatatatatatatatatatatatatatatatatatatatatatatatataatatatatatataatatatatttatatacatatatatatatatactgtatatatatatatatatatatatatatatatatatatatatatatatatataatatattatatatatatatatatatatatatatatatatatatatatatatatatatatacatacatacatataattacacacacattcacatacttTTCTTAAGTGTACAAACATTTGCAAAAGTCTTCCTTGACGTAGTAGAGGAAACGTACAATAAAAGGCAACGAAATTTTAGGATGTGAAAGATAACAAATGATGTCCTACAGGATATGAGGGAAGGAAGTCAGGTATCCTTCGCCCGTGATTTATTGAGGCCTCACCCAATCCTGAAAGGCTTCATCTCCAGACCCGACGGATAAATGTATTGAAATTGAATGATGAATGTATATGATAACATATAAACGAAAATCTGCCCAGATTCTCTGGTTCATCAAAATCCAATTGTAatttgaaaaaacaagtaaaaaatgcaccgaagtttcttcgacgcaatcgagttttctgtacagccgctacagcgtataatcaaggccaccgaaaaaaagaTCTacctctcggtggtctcggtataatgctgtttgaggcgcggtccatgaaactttaaccacggcccgttggtggcatatcctatatcgttgccagaagcacgattatggctaactttaaccttatatctaataaaaactactgaggctacagggctgcaatttggtttgtttgataattggagggtggatgatcaacataccaatttgcagccctctagcctcagtagtttttaagatatgagggcggacagaaaaatgtgcagacagacagacaaagccggcacaatggttttcttttacagagaactaaaaatcaGGAGATTTACGAGAATCAGTGGAGCATAATAACTGCACTATTGGGTATTATCTGAAACcacaatactgaaaataaataaacaaacaaagactcAAAGTAGCAAGAAACGCTATCATTATACGTCGCAGGATGTTCGTGAGTTCGTATAAGATAAAAGTTGATGTTCGAATGTTGCAGTCTATTTGTGaatgtggtggggagggggggcgagGAGGGATTGGGGTATAGATGAACTTGAAATGagcttctgtgtatatatataagacggcTGATGTCATTAACAGTTTTCTGCCATTAGTTTTCATAACTGACTCACTCTCTGCCATCGGTGTTCATGACTGACTCACCGTCTCTGCCAACGGCGTTCATGACTGACTCACCGTCTCTGCCAACGGCGTTCATGACTGACTCACCGTCTCTGCCAACGGTGTTCACGGCCGACTCACCGTCTCTGCCAACGGCGTTCACGGCCGACCTCACCGTCTGCCAACGGTGTTCACGGCCGACTCACCGTCTCTGCCAACGGCGTTCACGGCCGACTCACCGTCTCTGCCAACGGTGTTCACGGCCGACTCACCGTCTCTGCCAACGGCGTTCACGGCCGACTGCTCACCGTCTCTGCCAACAGTGTTCACGGCCGACTCTGTCTCTGCCAACGGCGTTCACGGCCGACTCACCGTCTCTGCAACGACTCACCGTCTCTGCCAACGGCGTTCACGGCCGACTCACCGTCTCTGCCAACGGTGTTCACGGCCGACTCACCGTCTGCCAACGGCGTTCACGGCCGACTCACCGTCTCTGCCAACGGTGTTCACGCCGACTCCGTCTCTGCCAACGGCGTTCACGGCCGACTCACCGTCTCTGCCAACGGTGTTCACGGCCGACTCACCGTCTCTGCCAACGGCGTTCACGGCCGACTCACCGTCTCTGCCAACGGTGTTCACGGCCGACTCACCGTCTCTGCCAACGGCGTTCACGGCCGACTCACCGTCTCTGCCAACGGTGTTCACGGCCGACTCACCGTCTCTGCCAACGGCGTTCACGGCCGACTCACCGTCTCTGCCAACGGTGTTCACGGCCGACTCACCGTCTCTGCCAACGGCGTTCACGGCCGACTCACCGTCTCTGCCAACGGCGTCGGCCGACTCACCGTCTCTGCCAACGGCGACGGCCGACGCCACCGTCTCTGCCAACGGTGTTCACGGCCGACTCACCGTCTCTGCCAACGGCGTTCACGGCCGACTCACCGTCTCTGCCAAACGACTCACCGTCTCTGCCAACGGCGTTCACGGCCGACTCACCGTCTCTGCCAACGGTGTTCACGGCCGACTCACCGTCTCTGCCAACGGTGTTCACGGCCGACTCACCGTCTCTCTGCCAATTGTTCACGGCCGACTCACCGTCTCTGCCAACGGTGTTCACGGCCGACTCACCGTCTCTGCCAACGGTGTTCACGGCCGACTCACCGTCTCTGCCAACGGTGTTCATGACTGACTCACCGTCTCTGCCATCGGTGTTCATGACTGACTCACCGTCTCTGCCATCGGTGTTCATGACTGACTCACCGTCTCTGCCACTGGTGTTCATAATTGACTCACACTGACTCACCGTATCTGCCAACGGTGTTCATGACTGACTCATTGTATCTGCCAGTGGCGTTCATAATTGACTCACTGTATCTGCCACTGGTGTTCACAACTGATTCACCGTATCTGCCATTAGTGTTCTAAGCGGACTCACCGTAATGACGCTATTAACGCTTAGGTAAGACAATCCTTCCTGTTTAAAGAATCAGACTGAATGTATGAAGGgctaattaaaaaaagttgaccCTCGAGTTCGCAACTTTCTCACAGAATCTGTGGGATGCCAAACATGTGAAGTAGAACGAGGTCgagtgattttattatttaatgtaatgGAGACGGGCAAAATGCTTCTTCAGTTTCTACTGGTTCCATGCggcaaaaggggaaagaagagataaTCAACGCTAAGGAAGGAGAGAAAACTCCAAATATCTaagactgcctctctctctctctctctctctatatatatatatatatatatatatatatatatatatatatatatatatatattatgattttttgtagcaaaagggaaaaaaatggagGCAGCCAACGTTTTGGAAGAATTGAAGACtccaaacatctctctctctctctccccctctctctctctctctctaattcctgtAACGAAAGGGTAAAAGGAAACGGTCAACATTACGGAAGAAGCAAAGATTCCAAATATCTGagacacctcctctctctctctctctctctctttctcgtggcACTTTCAGCATTTCTTGCCACCATGTCGTTATCCCCTAAACAACCGGAACAATTATTACTGCCGAAGACGAAACTTGCGCCATGTTTCCCGAGATCTGCTTGAACCCCTCGCTATTCAGAGTTCTTAAAAGGCTATTTTCACTCAAGACCTTTCTGAAGAAGAATCGATTTTCACGATTAcctcctgaggaggaggaggaggaggaggaggaggaggaggaggaggaggaggtggaggtggaggagggagaggaggaggaataggaggtggtggtggtgggaggtCGTGGTGTggtggaggaggatgaggagaaggtttggtggaggaggaggtggtgtggtggaggaggaggaggagttaagaAGGAACTGCACGTCGTTAAAAAAATAGTTCCTAAatgctctatttttatttttttctagtggTATTTGATCCCGTTTGCAAAACTTATCaggcttttttattatttttcttttactacctTTCTCATTAACTATTCGAAGAGTGAaattaagtattctctctctcctctctctctctctctctctcgataacccggtattttcttttatatttctgattCTTTCTTCTCGATACTTAAATTCCTCATTTTTCTCAATTGTTGCGCTCATCCACGCGTAAAGTAAGTCTGAATTCCCTCTCCTTTATAACAGATTCTTTTCAAAGAagattttatcttgattttccACTCTTTTAAAACACCATAGCAGGGTAAACGACGCATGATACTAAGCATGTGTTCAAAAGCGTAATATATTAGGTGTTTAGTACAAATCCCGTTATGACTCTCTCTAGCTCTCTGATAGGAAATTTTCTATTGCTCCTTCTCTTACTTGTTGGCAATCAAAGCTAAAAAGAGAGATGGATCACGTTTTATGATTCAGGAAgaactggaacacacacacacacatatatttgaaaaatctCTACTCCgaaagtctgtctctctctctctctctctctctctctctctctctctctctctctctctctctctctcgttatgattCACCTGAACTCACCAGAAGACTGAAGCAGTGACTGTTGTCTAGCTTATCTCGAGAGCCACCCCAGATATTGTGCCATTCCTTTTAGAGGAATTCTGCCATCTATTTTCAATcaatttctcattctctttcatcGATCGAATTATTCTTTCAAGAATATCAACATTTTATTATGGTTAAAGTCTTAACACCTCTAAtaacagaaaggagagagagagagagagagagagagagagagagagagaggttattcacCACTGTCGCGTTTCACTAAGCTGGTAAAACTAGAATTGTATTAAATTTATTGAATACATCGGCGGCAATATATTGCATTCATTCCTTCATGCATTTTCATGCAGGTCAGCTGAGGTAAAACGCAACTTCagagatgtatatattatactcacAGAGTgaaaaatttccagtttttaacATTTAGTTCCAAAAAGCAACGTTCTAGTTAGCGAAGATGAGAGAAATAGTATTTCGCTGTAAGCGAAATTTAATGTGAAAATGAGGAGTTGCATCTGGAGTGGGAGAGTTAATCTTGAAATTGCTTTAGGACACAGTCAAAATTTGGAGCCTCTAAATATCATGgctataaaaaaagagaattaaatgAAGATAGCAAAATTGGtaactgaattttaatttgaaaaacagGAGTTGCACTTGGAGTGGAAGAACTAACATTTAAACAGAATGAAAGTTGTGAAATGTAAATACCCTGGctataaaaaggcaaaataaattataaaaaaatataaaagcgtaGCCACATTCACAATCGTTAATAACAAATGTGGCAGACCCACTCAAGTGTCATTTCACGGTGCCACATAAATGAAACCATCACATCGTTCAA includes:
- the LOC136834098 gene encoding circumsporozoite protein-like, with translation MTSGLEKPDYNRASDKGSVAKGYHYRHHHYHYHYLYHYMPFSFLTPPPPPPHHLLLHQTFSSSSSTTPRPPTTTTSYSSSSPSSTSTSSSSSSSSSSSSSSSGDTVSQCESIMNTSGRDGESVMNTDGRDGESVMNTDGRDGESVMNTVGRDGESAVNTVGRDGESAVNTVGRDGESAVNNWQRDGESAVNTVGRDGESAVNTVGRDGESAVNAVGRDETVASAVAVGRDGESADAVGRDGESAVNAVGRDGESAVNTVGRDGESAVNAVGRDGESAVNTVGRDGESAVNAVGRDGESAVNTVGRDGESAVNAVGRDGESAVNTVGRDGESAVNAVGRDGVGVNTVGRDGESAVNAVGRRDGEQSAVNAVGRDGESAVNTVGRDGESAVNAVGRDGESAVNTVGRR